Below is a genomic region from Kribbella qitaiheensis.
GCGCAGCGTGCTGCTGCCGACACTGCGCTCGGACGTCAGGACCAACGAGCTGTACCAACCACCGGTCGCGCCGCCGTCACTCGACTGCCCGGTCCTTTGCTACCACGGCATCGGGGATCCGCTGGTGGACGAGCAGCAGCTCGCCGAGTGGGGTGATGTCACCACCGGCCCATTTTCCGTACGCCGTCGCGCGGGTGGCCACTTCCACGTCTTCCAGGACGTTGGCGGCCTGATCGACGAGGTGCTCGCCGAGATCAGCGTTGACGCCCACCGACGGAGGTCGTTGCCGTGAGCATCGCGGAACGTTCGATCATCGTGACCGGTGCCGGATCTGGTATCGGCCGGGCGATCGCCCGGCACCTGGCCCGCAACGGCGCCTTGGTCACTATTGCCGGCCGCCGCGAGGCTGCGCTGAAGGAGACCGCCGACGGGATCGACGAACCGGTCCAGATCATCTCGGCCGATGTCGGCGCGCCGGGTGGGGCCGAGGAGATCATTGCTTGTGCAGTCGATCGGTTCGGCCGGCTCGACGGGGTGGTCAACAACGCCGGATTGGCCCGCTTCGGGGCGATCGACGAGATCGATCCGGACGAACTGGACGCGATGTGGGCGGTGAACGTGCGCGGTCCGGCCGCGATGATCCGCTGCGCGTTGCCGCAGCTACGCGAGAACGCCGGTTCGGTCGTCAACGTGTCGTCCGTAGCGGGTGTGCTCTCGATGCCGGGACGCTCGTTCTACGGGGCCAGTAAGGCGGCGCTGAACAGCCTCACCCGGTCACTGGCGCGCGAACTGGCACCCGGGGTGCGCATCAACGCCGTCCTGCCGGGCCCGGTGGACACGCCAATGTGGGAGGAGCTCGGCCTGACTGAGGAGCAGACCGGCACGCTCCGCGAAAACCTGCTGGCCGGTACGCCGATGGCCAGGTTCGGTGAAGGCGATGAGGTCGCCCGCTGGGTGTCGAACCTGCTCGATCCCGACTTCTCCGGCTGGATCACTGGAGCGCTGATTCCAGTGGACGGGGGCCGCACCAGCTAGCCGCAGACAACCGCCGCACTGACCTGATACGAGAGGCGACCGCGCCTATGACTACGAGTTGGGGACCGAAGCGATGAGCCATCCACCTGTTGCGACCGCGATTCCGTCGTCGTCGCTCCACGAGATCTTCCGCGCTGCCGACGCCAGGGAACTGGCCACCGGTTCACCGGTGATCAGACTCCATGTCGGTGAGCCCTATTTCACCCCACCGGCGGAGGTCGCCGAGGCGATTGCCGACGCGCAGCGGGCCGGCCGGACGTCGTACACCGACGTCGAGGGGCTGGCGGAGTTGCGGCGCGGACTGGCTACGAAGCTGGACCTGGAGAACGGCCTCGACACACCCATCTCGAGGATCTTCGTCACCCCGGGTTCCTGTCAGGGATTGTCAGCGCTGCTGCTGTCCATGGCCGAACCGGGTACCGAGATTCTGCTGCCTGAGCTGCACTGGCCGATTCATGTGCAGCAGGCCCTGCTCGCCGGTCTGCGTCCTATCTTCTACGCCTTGGACGAATCGCACTTCCCGGACCCCGACTCCATCGCTGCCGTATCGGGGCCGAACACGCGCATCCTGCTGGTGAACTCACCGTCCAATCCGACCGGTGCTGTGATGGATGCGGACCGGCTGCGAGCTCTACTCGCGCTCGGCCGTGAACGCGGCTGGCAGCTGATCAGTGACGAGGCGTACGAGCACTTTGTGTACGAGGGCAACCATGTGTCGATGGCCAGCATGGAGCGCGACCTTCCCGACGACCAGCGCATAGTGCACAGCGTCTTCACCTTCTCCAAGAGCCTGGCGATGACGGGGTACCGGCTCGGCTACGTGGTGACGGCGACCGATGCGGCCGCCGCCGCCCTGCGGGTGGTCCAGGAGGCGGGCATCATCGCCCCGCCGACCCCGGTTCAGTACGGCGGAATCGCGGCGCTCCAGATGCCCGCGGCGGCGGAGGTCAACCGGAAGCTGGTGCAGCAGAACCGGGACGAGGTGCTGCCCGCGCTCCGCGACGCCGGACTGTTGCGTGAGCTACCGGCCGGTGGGTGGTACGCGATGCTCGACATCAGCTGCACGGGTCTGTCGGCGGAAGACTTCACCGCCCAGCTGCTCGAGGAGCGCGGTGTTGCTGTGGTACCGGGATCGGGCTTCGGGCTGCGCCCGCAGCTTGACGACCGGGGAGCACTCGTGGCGATGGAGACCGACGCGAAGGCCGGCGACCTGGTCCGGATCGCCTTCTGCGTCGATCCCGAGGTACTGAAGTCCGGCGTGGCCGAACTACTGGCCTTCGTCCAGGACCGGAACGTCCGGTAGCGCCATGGCCAGCCTCACCTACGCCGACTATCTGCAGCTCGACAAGCTGCTGTCCATGCAGGAGCCCCGAACCTCCAACACGGCGGATCGCGAGGTCGTGCTCGCCGAGCACTTCTTTATCGTCGCCCACCAGGCATCCGAGATCTGGCTGAAGCAGATCATCGTCGACCTGCTCGCGGCGACCGACGCGCTGCGTCCGGA
It encodes:
- a CDS encoding SDR family NAD(P)-dependent oxidoreductase translates to MSIAERSIIVTGAGSGIGRAIARHLARNGALVTIAGRREAALKETADGIDEPVQIISADVGAPGGAEEIIACAVDRFGRLDGVVNNAGLARFGAIDEIDPDELDAMWAVNVRGPAAMIRCALPQLRENAGSVVNVSSVAGVLSMPGRSFYGASKAALNSLTRSLARELAPGVRINAVLPGPVDTPMWEELGLTEEQTGTLRENLLAGTPMARFGEGDEVARWVSNLLDPDFSGWITGALIPVDGGRTS
- a CDS encoding pyridoxal phosphate-dependent aminotransferase, whose protein sequence is MSHPPVATAIPSSSLHEIFRAADARELATGSPVIRLHVGEPYFTPPAEVAEAIADAQRAGRTSYTDVEGLAELRRGLATKLDLENGLDTPISRIFVTPGSCQGLSALLLSMAEPGTEILLPELHWPIHVQQALLAGLRPIFYALDESHFPDPDSIAAVSGPNTRILLVNSPSNPTGAVMDADRLRALLALGRERGWQLISDEAYEHFVYEGNHVSMASMERDLPDDQRIVHSVFTFSKSLAMTGYRLGYVVTATDAAAAALRVVQEAGIIAPPTPVQYGGIAALQMPAAAEVNRKLVQQNRDEVLPALRDAGLLRELPAGGWYAMLDISCTGLSAEDFTAQLLEERGVAVVPGSGFGLRPQLDDRGALVAMETDAKAGDLVRIAFCVDPEVLKSGVAELLAFVQDRNVR